A section of the Bryobacteraceae bacterium genome encodes:
- the lysC gene encoding aspartokinase — protein sequence MIVMKFGGTSVESAAAIERVAGIVRSRLDRHPLVVVSAMGKTTNRLLAAADKAAAGNLADALRDAEELLAWHRREAGALVAAPDRPRMEALLDEHFAGLEATLQRIAEAGQVTPALWDESASYGERLSSALIALILPALGIPAVHVDAREVLVTDSRHTQALPLYSRTYARLKEKVAPLLAQRVAVMGGFIGASATGQTTTLGRGGSDFSAAIAGAGIGAEEIQIWTDVDGMLTCDPRVLPGGRLVRRISFAEAAELAYFGAKVLHPATVQPAIEKNIPVRILNSRRPEVGGTLIVADTVRCRNPIKSIACKRGITVVEIRSLRMLMAHGFLRRIFEVFDRYQTPVDLVTTSEVCVAVTIDQPRHIGEIERELSRISDVCVIPDQSIVCLVGDALRETPGIGARIFTALRQINVRMISQGASFNNVSLVVRDEDLVPAVAALHEEFFRDVDPEVFE from the coding sequence ATGATCGTCATGAAATTCGGCGGCACCTCGGTGGAGAGTGCCGCCGCCATCGAACGCGTGGCCGGCATCGTGCGGTCGCGCCTGGATCGGCATCCCCTGGTGGTCGTTTCCGCCATGGGCAAGACCACCAACCGCCTGCTGGCCGCGGCGGACAAGGCGGCCGCCGGCAATCTGGCAGACGCGCTGCGCGACGCCGAGGAACTGCTCGCCTGGCACCGCCGCGAGGCCGGCGCGCTGGTGGCCGCCCCAGACCGCCCGAGGATGGAAGCGCTGCTCGATGAGCACTTCGCCGGTCTGGAAGCAACGCTTCAGCGCATCGCGGAAGCCGGCCAGGTGACGCCCGCGCTCTGGGACGAGAGCGCCAGCTACGGCGAGCGCCTCTCTTCGGCGCTGATTGCGCTCATCCTTCCGGCCCTCGGCATCCCTGCGGTCCACGTGGATGCGCGCGAGGTGCTGGTCACCGACAGCCGGCACACGCAGGCGCTGCCGCTTTACAGCCGCACGTATGCGCGGCTGAAGGAAAAGGTGGCGCCCCTGCTGGCGCAGCGCGTGGCGGTGATGGGCGGCTTCATCGGCGCTTCCGCCACCGGCCAGACCACGACGCTCGGCCGCGGCGGCAGCGATTTTTCCGCCGCCATCGCCGGAGCGGGGATCGGCGCGGAAGAGATTCAGATCTGGACGGACGTCGACGGGATGCTCACCTGCGATCCGCGCGTGTTGCCCGGCGGCCGGCTGGTCAGGAGGATCTCATTTGCCGAAGCGGCCGAGCTGGCCTATTTCGGGGCGAAGGTGCTGCACCCGGCCACCGTGCAGCCGGCCATCGAGAAAAACATCCCGGTGCGCATTCTCAACTCACGCCGTCCGGAGGTCGGCGGCACGCTGATCGTGGCCGACACCGTCCGGTGCCGCAACCCGATCAAGTCCATCGCCTGCAAGCGCGGCATCACCGTCGTTGAAATCCGCAGCCTGCGCATGCTGATGGCGCACGGTTTCCTGCGCCGGATCTTCGAGGTGTTCGACCGCTACCAGACGCCGGTGGATCTGGTCACCACGAGCGAGGTCTGTGTCGCCGTCACCATCGACCAGCCGCGCCATATCGGCGAAATCGAACGCGAGCTGTCGCGAATCTCCGATGTCTGCGTGATCCCCGACCAGTCCATCGTCTGTCTGGTGGGCGATGCGCTGCGGGAGACGCCCGGAATCGGGGCGCGGATTTTCACCGCGCTGCGGCAGATCAACGTACGAATGATCAGCCAGGGGGCGAGTTTTAATAACGTCAGCCTGGTGGTGCGGGACGAAGATCTTGTGCCTGCCGTGGCCGCCCTGCACGAAGAATTTTTCCGTGATGTGGATCCGGAGGTGTTCGAGTGA
- the dapB gene encoding 4-hydroxy-tetrahydrodipicolinate reductase — translation MKLAIVGYGKMGRLIEQLAPHYGFEPALILDVHNNAGGAGLTAENFRGMAAAIEFTGPESAPENLLRLAALRVPTVCGATGWYARLGEVMAAFQNSGTGLIYGPNFSIGVNIFERIVTEAARLFSAQPDYEAWAWEIHHSAKRDAPSGTLLKLVDAMRRAGYRARIDTASNRAGSIPGTHEIGFDSADDTVTLRHTARSREGFARGALWAARRLAGGLRGCHEFSEVLFGGAVREDNEQEA, via the coding sequence GTGAAGCTCGCCATTGTCGGATACGGAAAAATGGGGCGGCTGATCGAGCAGCTTGCCCCGCACTACGGGTTCGAACCGGCGCTGATCCTGGATGTACACAACAATGCCGGCGGAGCGGGCCTCACCGCGGAGAACTTCCGCGGCATGGCTGCCGCCATCGAGTTCACGGGACCCGAGTCCGCCCCGGAAAACCTGCTCCGGCTGGCGGCGCTTCGCGTGCCGACGGTGTGCGGGGCGACCGGATGGTATGCGCGCCTCGGCGAGGTGATGGCAGCCTTTCAAAACAGCGGCACTGGCCTGATTTATGGTCCGAATTTTTCCATCGGCGTGAACATTTTTGAGCGCATCGTCACGGAAGCGGCCCGGCTTTTCAGCGCGCAGCCGGACTATGAAGCCTGGGCCTGGGAGATCCACCACAGCGCGAAAAGGGACGCTCCTTCCGGCACGCTGCTGAAGCTGGTGGATGCCATGCGGCGGGCCGGCTACAGGGCGCGCATCGACACGGCGAGCAACCGCGCGGGTTCGATCCCGGGGACGCACGAGATCGGCTTCGACTCCGCGGACGACACGGTGACGTTGCGTCACACCGCGCGCAGCCGCGAAGGATTCGCGCGCGGGGCCCTGTGGGCGGCGCGCCGTCTGGCCGGAGGCCTCAGGGGCTGCCACGAATTCAGCGAGGTGCTGTTCGGTGGGGCCGTCCGGGAAGACAATGAACAGGAGGCGTGA
- the dapA gene encoding 4-hydroxy-tetrahydrodipicolinate synthase, protein MSQFIGCGTALVTPFRRDQSLDEDALRRLVRRQLEARVHFLVPCGTTGESPTLTRQEHLRVVEITLQEAKGRCPVLAGCGGYNTAEVIALARELEAMGADGLLSVTPYYNKPTQEGLYQHYRAIAAATRLPIVIYSVAGRTAVNVEPATVRRLAEIDNIVGIKEASGNIAQMAQICATVPEEFDVLSGDDSITLALAALGGRGVISVASNEIPGPMRELAQACLDGDFLKARRLQKQWLELMEVNFVESNPIPVKAALARMGLLEPVWRLPLVPPSPSSMARIEQVLSRTGLI, encoded by the coding sequence ATGAGCCAGTTCATCGGATGCGGCACTGCGCTGGTCACTCCCTTTCGCCGGGACCAGTCGCTGGATGAAGACGCCCTGCGGCGGCTGGTACGCCGCCAGCTGGAGGCGCGCGTTCACTTCCTGGTGCCCTGCGGCACCACCGGCGAAAGCCCGACGCTCACGCGGCAGGAACACCTGCGCGTCGTGGAAATCACGCTCCAGGAGGCCAAAGGCCGGTGCCCGGTGCTGGCCGGCTGCGGCGGCTACAACACCGCGGAGGTCATCGCTCTGGCCCGGGAGCTGGAAGCGATGGGCGCGGACGGGCTGCTTTCGGTGACGCCGTATTACAACAAGCCCACGCAGGAGGGCCTGTACCAGCACTACCGCGCCATCGCTGCGGCCACGCGCCTGCCCATCGTGATTTACAGCGTGGCCGGACGGACGGCCGTCAACGTCGAGCCGGCCACGGTGCGGCGGCTGGCGGAGATCGACAACATCGTCGGCATCAAGGAGGCCAGCGGAAACATCGCACAGATGGCGCAGATCTGCGCCACCGTGCCGGAGGAATTCGATGTTTTGAGCGGCGATGATTCCATCACGCTGGCCCTGGCCGCGCTCGGAGGGCGCGGCGTCATTTCGGTCGCATCGAACGAAATTCCCGGCCCGATGCGAGAACTCGCGCAGGCCTGCCTCGATGGCGATTTCCTCAAGGCGCGCAGGCTTCAGAAACAGTGGCTGGAGCTGATGGAAGTGAATTTTGTCGAGTCCAATCCGATCCCGGTGAAGGCGGCGTTGGCCCGCATGGGGCTGCTCGAACCCGTCTGGCGCCTGCCGCTTGTGCCGCCTTCGCCCTCAAGCATGGCCCGTATTGAGCAGGTTCTTTCCCGGACAGGTCTGATCTGA
- the dapD gene encoding 2,3,4,5-tetrahydropyridine-2,6-dicarboxylate N-succinyltransferase, producing MRNLQQEIETLFDNPPEEYTAGHFALFAAFKDALNRGLARAAEPDPAAPSGWRVNAWVKKGILLGFRMGALVDMSIDASRQPWFDRSTWPVRRLSPADGVRIVPGGSSIRDGVYLGRGVTCMPPMYINAGAWVDDGTMVDSHALVGSCAQVGRRCHISAGAQIGGVLEPVGAMPVIIEDEVLVGGNCGVYEGTVVKRRAVLGAGVILTRSTPVYDLVRGVVHTASDEQPLVIPEEAVVVAGSRAVSRGQGREWGLSLYTPVIVKYRDSKTDARLQLEDFLR from the coding sequence ATGCGCAATCTGCAACAGGAAATCGAAACGCTTTTCGACAACCCGCCGGAAGAATATACGGCCGGTCACTTTGCCCTGTTCGCCGCATTTAAGGATGCGCTCAACCGCGGACTGGCCCGGGCGGCCGAGCCCGATCCTGCCGCTCCCTCAGGCTGGCGCGTGAATGCGTGGGTCAAGAAAGGGATCCTGCTGGGCTTCCGCATGGGCGCGCTGGTCGACATGTCCATTGATGCGTCGCGTCAGCCCTGGTTCGACAGGTCTACCTGGCCTGTGCGCCGGCTGTCCCCTGCCGACGGCGTGCGGATCGTGCCAGGCGGATCGTCGATCCGCGACGGCGTGTATCTGGGCCGCGGCGTCACCTGCATGCCCCCGATGTACATCAACGCCGGTGCGTGGGTCGATGATGGCACAATGGTGGACTCGCACGCGCTGGTCGGTTCCTGCGCGCAGGTCGGAAGGCGCTGCCACATTTCGGCAGGTGCGCAGATTGGCGGCGTGCTGGAGCCGGTGGGCGCGATGCCGGTGATCATTGAGGACGAAGTGCTCGTGGGCGGCAACTGCGGCGTTTACGAGGGGACGGTGGTGAAGCGGCGCGCGGTGCTGGGCGCGGGCGTCATTCTGACGCGTTCGACGCCCGTTTACGACCTCGTACGCGGAGTCGTTCACACCGCCTCCGATGAGCAGCCGCTGGTCATTCCGGAGGAGGCGGTCGTCGTCGCCGGTTCACGGGCTGTCAGCCGCGGCCAGGGCAGGGAATGGGGCCTGTCGCTGTACACGCCGGTGATCGTGAAATACCGCGACTCGAAGACCGACGCGCGCCTTCAGCTGGAAGATTTTCTGCGATAG
- a CDS encoding glycosyl transferase family 1 — translation MRIGINALYLIPGGVGGTETYLRCLVAALERVARDHEIVVFTNRETGPLGARCEVLPVRARLRPWRILYEQSALPLALRRHGIDVLLNPGFTAPLLGRLPQVTVFHDLQHKRHPEFFRWFDLPFWRLLLWGSAMRSTRLIAVSEPVRKDLLHYYGRDAAVVPHGVEEAFFELSARREPADFLLYPSTTHPHKNHERLLRVFSRLRQDEPLLRLVLTGVPGFADGKVKKTIEELGLRDAVECRGWVPRRKLLELYRRARGFVYPSLFEGFGMPVLEAMAAGVPVACSGIEPLRWLADGCALFFDPHSSEDMLRVLARLLRGEAPAGGQTRAREFTWESAARKTLVVLEGAYRRKSSS, via the coding sequence ATGCGCATCGGCATCAACGCGCTCTATCTGATCCCCGGCGGCGTTGGCGGCACGGAAACATATCTCCGCTGTCTTGTCGCAGCCCTTGAACGGGTGGCGCGAGATCACGAGATCGTCGTCTTCACCAACAGGGAGACCGGCCCGCTGGGCGCCCGTTGCGAAGTGCTGCCGGTGCGCGCGCGCCTGCGGCCATGGCGGATTCTGTATGAGCAGTCGGCGCTTCCACTGGCGCTTCGGCGGCACGGCATCGACGTCCTGCTGAACCCCGGCTTTACCGCGCCGCTGTTGGGACGCCTGCCGCAGGTGACCGTGTTTCATGATCTCCAGCACAAGCGCCACCCGGAATTTTTCCGCTGGTTCGATTTGCCTTTCTGGCGGCTGCTGCTGTGGGGCTCGGCGATGCGGTCCACGCGGCTGATCGCCGTGAGCGAGCCGGTCCGGAAGGATCTTCTCCACTACTACGGGCGTGACGCCGCAGTCGTGCCGCACGGGGTGGAAGAAGCGTTCTTCGAGCTGTCCGCGCGCCGCGAGCCCGCCGATTTTCTGCTGTATCCTTCCACCACGCATCCGCACAAGAACCACGAGCGGCTCCTTCGTGTGTTCTCGCGCCTGCGCCAGGACGAGCCCTTACTGCGGCTCGTTTTGACCGGCGTGCCGGGATTTGCCGACGGCAAAGTGAAAAAGACGATTGAGGAGCTCGGTTTGCGGGACGCCGTGGAGTGCCGTGGGTGGGTGCCGCGGCGGAAACTACTGGAGCTTTACCGCCGAGCCCGCGGCTTCGTCTATCCGTCGCTGTTTGAAGGCTTCGGCATGCCCGTGCTTGAAGCGATGGCTGCCGGCGTCCCGGTGGCGTGCAGCGGCATCGAGCCGCTGCGGTGGCTGGCCGACGGCTGCGCTCTGTTCTTCGATCCCCACAGCAGCGAAGACATGCTGCGCGTGCTCGCCCGTCTTCTGCGCGGCGAAGCGCCCGCGGGCGGCCAGACGCGGGCGCGGGAGTTCACCTGGGAGAGCGCCGCCCGGAAGACGCTTGTTGTGCTCGAAGGGGCCTATCGCAGAAAATCTTCCAGCTGA
- the ogt gene encoding O-GlcNAc transferase, translating to MKKRSVGAPAGARTASSAAPEPARTSLWRWFFIAICLGCLVAYLPAVRGPFLFDDRSLIPFFESPPSLRNLLERLARLVTNLSLLAESRLAGTTPAAFHLTNIAIHLLNGFLVWRILEELLARHGERSAGDRMAALAGAGLYLLHPLQTEAVAYISSRSEVLCAMFAYLAFRVFLGSSPDQPMTWRRASAATVLIGLSALSKEPGVAMAGVFVVYDLVFTEKPRLRPLLQRWRLYAPLLAAAAIIGTKLFLTLSHEGTAGVSARHKPLDYLVTQFEVIWRYLRLVILPFGQNLDHAYPVVGWPGTVWTWASLVALGMLAAAFWRLRPRYPVAFFGFAFLLILLAPTSSIVPIDDAMAERRLYLGSPGLAMIAADFVRRLQPSWKTGAALAAVLLSLSVLTAQRADLYTSAVSMWEDSTRANPRNGRAWFHLAFAYYEQGRCAESVRAYERAAVERRPDYELLVDWALALQCAGRLDEAVAQLERAKRLERHSHAWTVEGRILAQKGDLDGALESLNEALRINPADSNAYSYRGNVHMLRRDPAAALADYEQALRLNPGDTAALKGRQAALAALARRR from the coding sequence ATGAAAAAGCGTAGCGTAGGCGCGCCGGCAGGCGCCAGGACGGCTTCCTCCGCAGCGCCAGAGCCGGCGCGAACCTCGCTGTGGCGGTGGTTCTTTATCGCCATCTGTCTCGGCTGCCTCGTCGCCTACCTTCCAGCAGTACGTGGGCCATTCCTGTTCGACGATCGGAGTCTCATTCCTTTCTTCGAATCGCCTCCCTCCCTGCGCAACCTGCTGGAGCGGCTGGCGCGGCTGGTGACGAATCTCAGTCTGCTTGCCGAAAGCAGGCTGGCCGGGACGACCCCCGCGGCATTTCACCTGACCAACATCGCCATCCATCTGCTGAACGGATTCCTTGTCTGGAGAATTCTGGAAGAGCTACTGGCCCGCCACGGCGAACGCAGCGCCGGCGACCGGATGGCGGCGCTTGCGGGCGCCGGCCTGTATCTGCTGCACCCATTGCAGACCGAGGCCGTGGCCTATATCTCCAGCCGGTCGGAAGTGCTCTGCGCAATGTTCGCCTATCTGGCGTTTCGTGTTTTCCTGGGCAGTTCTCCAGACCAGCCAATGACCTGGCGCCGCGCGAGTGCGGCCACGGTTCTCATCGGACTGAGCGCGTTGAGCAAGGAACCGGGCGTCGCCATGGCGGGCGTGTTTGTGGTCTATGACCTGGTCTTCACTGAAAAGCCCCGGCTGCGGCCGCTTCTCCAGCGCTGGAGGCTATACGCGCCGCTGCTGGCCGCCGCCGCCATCATCGGGACGAAGCTTTTTCTCACGCTGAGTCACGAGGGCACTGCCGGCGTGTCGGCCAGGCACAAGCCGCTCGATTATCTGGTAACACAGTTCGAGGTGATCTGGCGCTATCTCCGGCTGGTCATCCTGCCGTTCGGCCAGAACCTGGACCACGCCTATCCGGTTGTCGGGTGGCCTGGCACCGTGTGGACCTGGGCGAGCCTCGTGGCACTGGGCATGCTGGCTGCGGCGTTCTGGCGGCTGCGGCCCCGATATCCCGTGGCCTTTTTCGGCTTCGCGTTTCTGCTCATTCTGCTTGCGCCGACTTCTTCGATTGTCCCCATCGACGACGCCATGGCCGAGCGCCGACTGTATCTGGGATCCCCGGGCCTCGCCATGATCGCCGCCGATTTTGTGCGCCGGTTGCAGCCATCCTGGAAAACGGGCGCCGCACTGGCGGCGGTGTTGCTGTCGCTTTCCGTACTGACGGCCCAACGCGCGGACCTCTACACCAGCGCCGTCTCGATGTGGGAGGATTCCACCCGCGCCAACCCCCGCAACGGCCGGGCCTGGTTTCACCTCGCTTTTGCTTATTATGAGCAGGGCCGCTGCGCCGAATCCGTGCGCGCCTACGAGCGTGCCGCAGTGGAGCGCCGTCCGGACTACGAGCTTCTGGTGGACTGGGCGCTGGCGCTGCAATGCGCCGGACGCCTGGATGAGGCGGTCGCGCAGCTTGAAAGGGCAAAGAGGCTCGAACGTCATTCCCATGCCTGGACGGTCGAGGGAAGAATCCTGGCGCAAAAGGGCGATCTGGACGGCGCCCTCGAGAGCCTCAATGAAGCCCTCCGTATCAATCCTGCCGACTCGAACGCCTACTCGTACCGCGGCAATGTTCACATGCTGAGGCGCGACCCGGCCGCGGCCCTGGCCGACTACGAACAGGCGCTGAGGCTCAACCCGGGCGACACGGCGGCGCTCAAGGGCCGCCAGGCCGCGCTGGCCGCGCTCGCCCGCAGGCGCTAG
- a CDS encoding glycosyl transferase family 2: MVNGSRTLVLIPAYNEEGAIGAVVWEVRETLPEVPVLVVDDGSSDATANVARAAGARVLSLPCHLGLGGCVQAGYRLAFELGYEEVVRIDGDGQHDPRYIPVLLEALRTFDCEMAIGVRRQSLAGVTTSPVRRMGILFFRLLLRLILGRPVSDPTSGFVAVKRRALEVFARSFPLEYPEIETLVVLQRRRFRFVEVPCPVRPRLAGRSTITPVRSIYYVVHVLLGVFVNVLRMDARRAARTGGSIR; this comes from the coding sequence ATGGTAAATGGATCCCGCACGCTGGTTCTCATTCCCGCCTACAACGAAGAGGGCGCCATTGGAGCGGTAGTCTGGGAAGTTCGCGAGACGCTTCCTGAGGTGCCGGTGCTCGTTGTGGACGATGGCTCGAGCGACGCCACCGCCAATGTGGCGCGAGCCGCCGGAGCGCGGGTCCTTTCCCTGCCCTGTCATCTGGGGCTTGGCGGGTGCGTGCAGGCCGGCTACAGGCTCGCCTTCGAGCTTGGTTACGAAGAGGTCGTGCGTATCGATGGTGATGGTCAACACGATCCGCGCTACATTCCGGTGCTGCTGGAGGCGCTGCGCACTTTCGACTGCGAAATGGCGATCGGCGTGCGCCGCCAGTCGCTGGCTGGAGTGACGACATCTCCCGTCAGGCGGATGGGGATCCTCTTTTTCCGCCTGCTGCTCCGGCTCATTCTGGGCAGGCCCGTGTCGGATCCGACGTCCGGATTTGTGGCCGTAAAGCGGCGGGCGCTGGAGGTCTTCGCGCGGAGTTTCCCTCTCGAATATCCTGAGATCGAGACGCTTGTGGTGCTTCAGCGGCGCCGGTTCCGCTTTGTGGAGGTGCCGTGCCCGGTGCGGCCGCGGCTGGCTGGCCGTAGCACCATTACGCCGGTGCGCTCCATTTATTACGTGGTTCACGTCCTGTTGGGCGTTTTCGTGAATGTTCTCCGCATGGACGCGCGACGGGCCGCGCGCACTGGAGGATCCATCCGATGA
- a CDS encoding glycosyl transferase, whose protein sequence is MASLLGQDWENLTIVVADNSGSGKAGAMFRSEPRVKVIRMPSNAGFGAAVNRGFEQFPADYLGTVNDDALAAPDCIRRLVEELEQNPAAGMAAPKILLAGTDRLDSAGMNIALDGSSRQRGHGEPEHFYNEPCEVLLPSGCAALYRAEMLREIGFFPEDFFLYCEDTDLGLRARWAGWSCIFVPAARVVHRYSASAGRASALKAWLVERNRLRLVVRVFPASMIASSFLWAAARYLWHVVDLLTGHGKAAEFRRQQGGAWRLPWLVVKAHAQLAASLPRLLRQRREIAAKRRLRADEFKAVLRRFSMPVRQVASW, encoded by the coding sequence GTGGCATCGCTGCTCGGGCAGGACTGGGAAAATCTGACCATCGTCGTGGCCGACAACAGCGGCTCCGGAAAGGCGGGCGCCATGTTTCGTTCCGAACCGCGGGTGAAGGTGATCCGGATGCCCTCCAACGCCGGTTTTGGGGCCGCAGTGAATCGCGGCTTTGAGCAGTTTCCGGCCGATTACCTGGGGACGGTCAACGATGACGCCCTCGCGGCGCCGGACTGCATTCGCCGCCTCGTGGAAGAGCTGGAACAGAACCCGGCCGCCGGGATGGCCGCGCCGAAGATCCTGCTGGCGGGAACGGACCGTCTGGACTCGGCGGGCATGAACATCGCCCTGGACGGAAGCAGCCGGCAGCGCGGCCACGGCGAGCCGGAGCATTTTTACAACGAGCCGTGCGAAGTGCTGCTGCCGAGCGGCTGCGCCGCCCTCTATCGCGCGGAAATGCTGCGGGAAATCGGGTTCTTCCCGGAGGATTTCTTTCTGTACTGCGAGGACACGGACCTGGGACTGCGGGCGCGCTGGGCCGGCTGGAGCTGCATTTTCGTGCCTGCGGCGCGCGTCGTGCACCGCTACTCGGCAAGCGCCGGACGAGCCTCGGCCCTGAAGGCCTGGCTCGTGGAGCGCAACCGGCTCAGGCTTGTCGTTCGCGTTTTCCCCGCTTCCATGATCGCATCGAGCTTCCTTTGGGCGGCCGCGCGATACCTCTGGCACGTCGTCGACCTGCTGACCGGACACGGCAAGGCCGCGGAATTCCGCCGCCAGCAGGGAGGCGCGTGGCGGCTTCCCTGGCTGGTCGTGAAGGCGCACGCGCAGCTGGCGGCGTCGCTTCCGCGACTGCTGCGTCAGCGCCGGGAGATTGCCGCGAAACGAAGACTGCGCGCAGACGAATTCAAGGCCGTGCTTCGCCGCTTTTCGATGCCCGTGCGACAGGTGGCCTCATGGTAA
- a CDS encoding methionine synthase: MGILTTVVGSYPVPHWLLGDSSRTTLRDAVMVVLKTQELAGIDVVADGELNRFDPSHPETNGMIDYFISRMDGIRTRFSLEDIEEFRRDAGLAYRTDPAGIVIGPLGPGVLNLPRDFEFTRKLTDRPLKFTCTGPHMLAKVLTDRHYGSRAGLCMALADVLARQLSLIQADVIQLDEANISGHPEDAEWALPALNRVLDSIQVTRAMHICFGNYGGQTIQKGFWKDLLPLLNGLHVDHFVLEFARRGYGELEVFRDLNPQIGLGLGVVDIKDNEVESPSLIAKRIEQAAKVLGPERIHYVHPDCGFWMLQRSVADRKMRALVEGRNLFEGRS, from the coding sequence ATGGGAATTCTCACGACCGTGGTGGGCAGCTATCCCGTGCCTCATTGGCTCCTCGGTGATTCTTCCCGGACGACGCTGCGCGACGCCGTCATGGTGGTCCTGAAGACGCAGGAGCTGGCCGGCATCGATGTCGTTGCCGACGGAGAGCTGAACCGCTTCGATCCATCCCACCCCGAAACCAACGGGATGATCGATTATTTCATCTCGCGCATGGATGGCATCCGGACGCGGTTTTCGCTCGAGGACATCGAAGAATTCCGCCGCGATGCGGGACTCGCTTACCGCACCGATCCGGCCGGCATCGTCATTGGCCCTCTCGGGCCGGGCGTTCTCAATCTGCCGCGCGACTTCGAGTTCACCAGGAAGCTCACGGACCGGCCGCTGAAGTTCACCTGCACCGGCCCGCACATGCTGGCCAAGGTGCTCACGGACCGCCACTACGGCTCGCGCGCCGGGCTGTGCATGGCGTTGGCCGATGTGCTTGCGCGCCAGCTCTCGCTCATCCAGGCCGATGTCATCCAGCTCGACGAGGCCAACATCAGCGGCCACCCCGAGGACGCCGAGTGGGCCCTGCCCGCGCTGAACCGCGTTCTCGACTCGATCCAGGTCACCCGCGCCATGCACATCTGCTTCGGCAACTATGGCGGCCAGACCATCCAGAAGGGCTTCTGGAAGGACCTGCTCCCCTTGCTGAACGGGCTGCACGTCGATCACTTCGTGCTCGAGTTCGCGCGGCGCGGCTACGGCGAACTGGAAGTCTTCCGGGACCTCAACCCGCAGATCGGCCTCGGCCTGGGCGTCGTCGACATCAAGGACAACGAGGTCGAGTCGCCGTCCCTGATTGCGAAGCGCATCGAGCAGGCGGCGAAGGTCCTCGGGCCGGAGCGCATCCACTACGTGCATCCCGACTGCGGCTTCTGGATGTTGCAGCGCAGCGTCGCCGACCGCAAGATGCGGGCGCTCGTGGAAGGCCGCAACCTGTTCGAAGGCCGCTCCTGA
- a CDS encoding NADH-dependent dehydrogenase has protein sequence MTAASWNRVAGANGRVNLGFIGCGLIGLRHLEDFRKFADARIAAVCDVYRPRVEQARAICNGEPRGFADFRRLLEDREVDAVVISTPDHWHALQTIMACAAGKDVYVEKPMTLFVREGRWMVDAARRHHRIVCVGTQGRSGTHIPEALELVRSGAVGRIHSVRFGAYRNIMPGFGRPADGEPPPGLDYDLWLGPAPQRPYNPNRCLYHFRWFWDYSGGQMTNLGAHDIDLAHYLLDLHAPRSVYSAGGRFALQDNGETPDTQDAIWDYNGVLMEGSFREAGGSRRANTATASSLAGVQLVGTQGMLVVSRGAYEFIPDLRIVPESAIPPWSNPAGHPQAARQEPKPYAEPRSGRGVSPEPIDLHARHFLDCVKDRRRPVSDVEDGHEVSIACHLANLSMKLGRKLAWDPQREEVIGDRQANALLERPYRKPWDSVLRSLIR, from the coding sequence ATGACCGCCGCTTCCTGGAACCGCGTGGCCGGAGCCAATGGCCGCGTGAACCTGGGTTTCATTGGCTGCGGGCTGATCGGACTGCGCCACCTCGAAGATTTCCGCAAGTTCGCTGACGCCCGCATCGCCGCCGTCTGCGACGTCTACCGGCCGCGCGTGGAGCAGGCCCGCGCCATCTGCAACGGCGAGCCGCGCGGTTTTGCCGACTTCCGCCGGCTGCTCGAGGATCGGGAAGTCGATGCCGTGGTCATCTCCACGCCGGACCACTGGCACGCGCTCCAGACCATCATGGCCTGCGCCGCGGGCAAGGATGTCTATGTCGAAAAGCCGATGACGCTGTTTGTGCGCGAGGGCCGCTGGATGGTGGACGCGGCACGCCGCCATCATCGCATTGTCTGCGTCGGCACGCAGGGGCGCAGCGGAACGCACATCCCCGAAGCGCTTGAACTGGTCCGCTCCGGCGCCGTCGGCCGGATTCATTCCGTCCGCTTCGGCGCCTACCGCAACATCATGCCCGGATTCGGGCGTCCCGCCGACGGCGAGCCGCCGCCTGGGCTTGACTACGACCTCTGGCTCGGCCCGGCCCCGCAACGGCCGTACAACCCGAACCGGTGCCTGTACCATTTCCGCTGGTTCTGGGACTATTCGGGCGGCCAGATGACAAACCTCGGCGCGCACGACATTGACCTCGCCCATTATCTGCTTGATCTGCACGCGCCGCGCAGCGTCTATTCCGCCGGCGGCCGTTTCGCGCTCCAGGACAACGGCGAAACACCGGACACGCAGGACGCCATCTGGGATTATAACGGCGTTCTGATGGAAGGATCGTTCCGCGAAGCGGGTGGCTCGCGCCGCGCCAACACGGCAACGGCATCGAGCCTTGCCGGCGTGCAGCTCGTCGGAACGCAGGGGATGCTGGTCGTTTCTCGCGGCGCTTACGAGTTCATCCCGGACCTGCGCATCGTTCCCGAAAGCGCCATCCCGCCCTGGTCGAATCCGGCAGGCCATCCCCAGGCGGCCCGGCAGGAGCCGAAGCCCTACGCCGAGCCCCGCTCCGGCAGGGGCGTTTCGCCGGAGCCGATCGACCTGCACGCGCGCCATTTTCTCGACTGCGTCAAGGACCGCCGCCGTCCGGTTTCCGATGTCGAAGACGGACACGAAGTCTCCATCGCCTGCCATCTGGCCAATCTCTCGATGAAACTTGGACGGAAGCTGGCCTGGGATCCACAACGGGAGGAGGTCATCGGCGACCGCCAGGCCAACGCCTTGCTGGAGCGCCCGTACCGCAAGCCCTGGGATTCGGTGCTGCGGAGCTTGATCCGATGA